Within Anopheles nili chromosome 3, idAnoNiliSN_F5_01, whole genome shotgun sequence, the genomic segment TCAACCTATTTCGATTTTGAAGCATGTGAATTTTTGCCATTAGTGTGACGATCTATAACTTAACAAACAAATGCGTCAATAACTTAGTATTATAAAGTTATTTATTTGAGGCAACTATTTTGTATCACCACATCGCTTAGACGCTTCGGTTAAACGCTCATCGACTTGGATCCATTCACCAGTGTGATCCGTTATGTAATTCTTATGACTTTATGTGGATcgacaaaacacgcacaaaacacCATATAATGTGCTTAGTGCTCAGGAAGTGAGCATAAAGTCAAGTTCGAGGCTTCGCGAATTCATTATCTTCTTCAGTTGATTGCCTTCCGTCAGTCTTCTCTTGACTTTGATCTTCGGCCGAATTGGGACAGTAACGGGGACTGGTTTTGGGTGtataaaaaaatctcatcaTCATGACACTGAAGATGATTCAGAAATGAGAGACCGGTTTGCAGTGATAGTTGAATATTTGTCGATCATATTTGTCAATCGTTTTAGTATTTCAAAATTAGGTATGTTTTCTACACTGTTTAAGTAATTAACTATTTCATGTATCTACGCCACAGGTGCCGCTAGATGATAAAAAACCAAATTGATCTGAAACAAGGAACACAATGCCGCTATAAGTAGaacaaaagcacaacaaaacatGAGGAAACAACAACATATTTATTTACTATATTATGCTTGGCTTATGACAAAGCTCACAGTCGAGACGATCATCAAATGTAAGCAAAAGCGTACAATACTTTCGCACATTATGTTGAtttcaaaataattaattatatCAAGATACGAATAATAAAGTTACGCTATGGCGGCATTAAACGATGTCAATGactcacgatcgatcgacaaGTGTCCAACGGCTGCCGATAAAGTAACACATGCGACAATGTCACAAATCATCACGAGCGGCAATATTATATAACGCAACAGTACAAGGTCATTCCTCTGGTGAAATTGCATGCAACTTGGAGCTCCGTGCGAAAATCGGTCGCCTGCCTAGCCTACGAGAGAAGGCGACAATTTTAAAACGCAATGGTAGATCAAGATTGATCGGCTTTCTTCATTGCGGAATAGTAACGCACTGTCGCGTGATGCCAATCAAGCTAAGTTGTGAGAGGTTGAATGGAGCAACACGAGCGACGCCAACCTAGAGGAGGGTGAACCAAAAGACAGAGGATGAagtaaaatttataaaaattgaaGAACGCATTTCCCGCTCTCCTTCGCGATTGCCGTTTCACTAGGCATCTTTGAAGCTGAACGTTGCATAATGCGAACGCGTTCAACATCCATTggactgcttttttttaacgatacATCGTGTGCAGCGACCACCTGGAAACGACGGACCAATCAATGCAACTGCTTGATCATTTGTTTACTTAACATGCCGTCTCAAATAGGCTGCTATGAGGATTGGAACTGCTATGCGCTGATCGCAAAATacagagagtgaaagagaaattaGGGACAATACATTGTAATACATTAAGTTAACGTATTAGAATACAATTCAAACGACAAATATTTGCTATGATTGGAACAATAAATTGTATTAAGTTATAATTAAAAGTAGAACAAAAACTATTAAACTTTTACAAATAGTGAAACCCaagtaaataatttattcatagGATTATTTATATGACACACTGTTATAATGTTGATTTATGAGCTCATGGTCATGAATCTAGCAGACCGAAGCGattcattttttctccatgCTTATGCCTACTTAGGTATTTCTGCACAATGCAAACTCCAACGTATAGATATTGCCTTGTCTGATTGATTGCTTTGCCCTACAATGATTGGGTGTGACTGGTTTGATTGAGATATTTGGCTGATCattacaaaaaatatttttggcTAGACTATGATAAATCATCGTATTCTAGGGATTGATGGTAAAAATGTTGGAAATAATGCAATCACAAAGCCACGATCGCTTTAAATCCCCCTCAAAACACAAGCTGTGTAATATGATTGGCATGACTAAGAATATTTATACAAAAGTAGTACAGCATAGATCACCTATGCGATACCTTGTGGGTAATAAAAGCACTCCATCTTCGAGTATAGTTCAAGGTTCGCCGTGTATTAGGAAATGTATCACCAAAAAGATCTCCACCATCTCTACCAAACTAGCATACCCTCAAGTGTCCTTCAGCCGAACGATTGTGCTATGATGTAGGTTCTCGAGTGCATGTTTCCAACAAATGGGTATCATTAGCCTTACGCTGATCGGGCATTGAAACCCTTTCGGGACGTGACACGGAATTCCGCCCATTGATCCATCTTCCATTGATCGCGCACTAATTGATAAACGCTCAAAATCATCGGAAAGACGGGCGGGATCCCCAACATGTCAATGAGTGCCCTTGCTCGAAGATTAATTAGTGCATGCGTAGACGTGAAACGCCTTTCGTCTATCCTTCGGCCACGTGAGCCCAAAGGGTGTCACAGAAGGAAAGGTCCACCTGAACTTGAACCAAACCCAGCCATCGAAGCTAGCAGACGTAGGTACTCATTAATTATCTTCAGCTACCCCGAAGCAACCAACGGATATGGACCGGACGGACATCTGCGGTCAGCATTAGACCGTTGATCCGATACGAACACCTCGCCGTAGGCAACGGCAATGGGCTGCCGTTCCAGGGGTCGTTCCGAATGTTTGAAGTTTACCCAATCCCctcaaaattgaaacattcgACAGAAAATCGCTCTCCCGCGCGGGGTTTGACCGCCAAAAAGTTATTCCAAGCGCACGGGTGTCTTATGGATCATCGTCCCTACTCCGCGAGTGCGCACCATTAGCAGCGGATGCTAATCCGGAGCACCGAGCGGTGTGGCGCTATGAACCTCCCAGCTGCAAAAAGGTGTGGTTTACGCCCGGAATAATGATCTCATCGGCCTGGCTTCAGATCCCCTTCTCCAAGTGGCACACCGAGTCAGGGGTTCACCTGCCACGCACACCCGTAGTGATCCAAGTGAACGAGTGGGACAAGACGATGCCGCCACAGTCACCGCGTTGTGACACATTTCACCAAAAATTAGTGCAAGCCCCGGTGCGATCGAGACGGAATAGGTTCGCGGCGTACAAGGGCCTTTTTACCCCCAACGAACCTGCGACCATAAACTCCGTCGGTCCCTTGGACTAATCTGTAGCAGTTTGCTGAAATCAGTATATAAAGTGAGTGTTGACCCGAGAATTAGCACAGTTTACCAAAGCCTTCGAGACGGCTACGATCGGTGTTTAGTGTTCCGAAGGGTCCTGCAAGGAAGCATACCAGATTTTCAGCCGTGATGGCTTTCAAAGTGCGTAACCTTACAAGTGCTACCATTCCGGTGCTGTGTGCTAACTAGTGCGTGAGCGAACATTGGCAAGTTCTAATTTGTTCTATTGGTTTCTACATTCGCAGAGCATCGCCCTGTTTGCGCTTATCGCTGTGGCCAGCGCCCAGCATTACCATCAGTACCAGCAACCCCAgtaccaccaccagccggaATATCAGCACTACCAGCCACAACAGGTGGTTTACAAGCAGCCCGCTCTGGTCAAGACTGTCCAGCCTGCCCTGGTCAAGACCGTGCAGCCTGCCCTGGTCAAGACCGTGAAACACGTCGAGTATCCTGATGCCCCGGCCGAGTACCAGTTCGCTTACGATGTGCACGATGACCATACTGGTGACGTCAAGAGCCAGCAGGAGGAACGCCACGGAGATGTCGTCAAGGGACAGTACACCCTGATCGATGCCGATGGATACCGCCGTATTGTGGACTACACCGCTGACGACCATAACGGATTCAACGCCGTTGTCCGCCGTGAACCTGTTGAGGGCCACAAAGTCGTGAAAACGCTTGCTCCTGTTGCTAAGCTGGTCGCTCCGGTGGCTAAGGTCTACGCTGCCCCGACCGTCACGAAGGTGTTCGCTCCACAGCCTGTCCACTATCAGCAGCCTGTCCATTATCAGCAGCCCGCTCAGCAGTACTACCAGGCTCCGGCCAAGGTATACGCCGCTCCTGTGGCTAAGGTAGCACTTCCTGCCGTCGCTAAGGTTGCCCTTCCGGTCGCTAAGGTTCCGGTTGCGTACGCTCCGCACCATGATGCCGTCAACCACGTGCAGTTCCACGGACCGTCCAGCAACTACCATTACTAAGCGATCTGCCAGAGCCAAACACGTGAGTGTGCAGATGCTCCTAGTACGGAACCGACCTTTATGAAGCGAATCGATTGAATGGCTGTTACGTTAACTAATTGTAAATAGACGACATAGGTGTGTACATAAAGTGCTATCGTTTGATGAAAGCGATGCTGCTACAATAAATGTCAAAATCAACTTATTTTTACTCTTTCGCATGGGTGAGGTGACTATGTGATCCGATATGTGTAGGACTctaaaaaaagcgcaaaatgTTCGAACATGTCGTGGGAAAATATTGAGAACAATGTGCATTTGAACAGTGCGAATATATACGAATGGCATGATTAAATAATAAGACGATAACACTCAAGCTATaatctttatttttcgtaACAAAAACTAAATTTTATCAACCTACCAGTAGCTCATAAATATGTTTCATTGATAAATACggtttttataattttttcttGATCCAAGCATAGATCACCAAACGCTCCAGTACGACGAACCGATAAAAAATTTGCGCTACTTTAAATAGAGTGATAGAGCCTTAAATCATTTTGCACTGGATGTCAAAGGTGAACTCCTCCGCGATGTGCGAAAATAAGTGAGGGAGGAATATTGAACTCTCCCAGCAGATTGCAGATGGGATTCCCGTACATCACACCTCTTGAAATATCGCCCATATAAATGGCAACGAATTTGCCTTATATTGTGCAAATATGATGTATTTTACTCTTTATGTCTGATAAAATAGTAGTTTCTTCCCTTACAGTGCTTAGCAAACACAATAATACATataatgtataaaaaatattttgctcAATGCAAACGACAGCGTGAAGTTGCAGTAAAAATGGTTGAATGAAAAGATTGACCAACTAGTGAGATATTACCAAATTCATTGCTACCATAACTATGTCTTATGGAAGGGAAGGTGGATGAGATCTCCTAATAATTTTATCGAACCTTATTcgaaacatcaaacaacaTTTAATATAAGcgctttttcttccgtttggTGGCaaagaataataaataagCTAATTAGCCAGATGAGAAGATTTTCAAAAGGCACAGTTATTTTGAAGAACATCGATGCAGAAATATCAATTTAACGGAAGGGTTTGATGAGAAAAATAGCTTCGGAATCGGCGAAGGATAAGTTGTGGTAAAAATAGAACAAGGAAAAATAGAGTGAGTTAGTTTAGGGGTTGAAAAGCCAACTTCGGAAAGGATAGAGTGCCAGTAAATTGAATATAGTACGATATGCAAAGTAATTTGACCTGATAAGAAAGACAAAAACTGAGTGTAGTTAAATGAAATGGGATAAATAgatcaatcaaatcaattactTTGTATTTAGAACAGCACATTTCAGCTAGACTGTGCTGCGTATATTTTTAAAGTATGCAATggtaaaaataacaatttgaTAACCGAATTGATTCCATGCATTGAAATACGAGCATGCATTACTACATACGAGCGCAGCATCGAAGCATTTTGCACTTTACAACAAGTATCGCTGAGCCACTTGTGCCAGTAGAAAGTTAATTCTTTAAACGTTAAACGTTTGAGTGTGTacatttgatattttatttacatcgTATTGGCATTACAATTGTTCTAATGTGGATGGAAGATGGGACAGCATGAGAtgagaggaaaatgaaaatggacgGTTGGCTTGTTATAGGCTGCTCCGTGGAAAGAATCTTATAGTAATCGAACCACTTAGTAGTGCTGATCGTAGTGGGGCTGGTGGCTGTAGTGCACCTGAGGAGCGATAACCTTGGCAATCGGGGCGGTGTACACCTTGGCGACCGGAAGAGGAGCAATCACCTTCGCAACTGGGGCGATCGTCTTGACGATCTTGTGTCCCTCCAGAGGCTCACGGCGGACGACGGCGTTGAATCCGTTGTGCTCATCGGCGGTGTAGTCGACGACGCGACGATGACCATCGGCATCGATTAGGGTGTACTGTCCCTTGACATCATCTCCGTGACGTTCCTCCTGTTGGCTCTTGATGTCTCCGGTATGCTCATCATGGACGGAGTACTGGAACTGGTACTCGGCCGGGGCTTCTGGGTACTCGACGTGCTTCACGGTCTTGACCAGAGCAGGCTGTACGGTCTTGATCAAAGCAGGCTGAATGGTCTTGACGACGGCCGGCTCATGGTGGTACTGGTGGTACTGTGGCTGATAATGATGCGGATCGTAATGCTGGGCACTTGCAACGGCAAGCAGAGCAACGACGGCCAAGAACTGTGATGAAGAAATGCAACAAATTGTAAGATTCGCGTATGCATGTATACTTTCACTGTACTGTTCGGTTGGATCGGCGTTTTGCTCATACCTTGAATGCCATTTTCGATCGCGGTTTGGGTGTTGATTTGCTGTTTGGTCGTGTCTTGCTGAAGGCGCTGAATGAACTGATGCCGATTTGATGCTAAAATTCGCTATTTATATCCGATGGGATCGGGTCCCCGAAACAGTTGAACTATCAACCCTGGGTGATCGGTTGCAGGTCGTGCGGCTTGTCAGTATTGCTCCATGGCATGTTCTTGCTTTGCCACTTCCAATCATTCGAGCGGGGATAGTATTCGCGATGGCTTTTTTGCCACCATTGATTATCTctcatgccttttttttcatatccatcGAGTTCCCTCCTTACATTCCATTCGCCCAGACGGTTGGTTTTTGGCAGTACATgcaaaatatgatttttattattttttcccgttccctCCACGCTCTTCGCGAAATCACTCTCATACCGCTGGGGGGCATGATTCAGATGTTGCAAAAATCTGTCTCCCTTCCCTAGCCGAGGCACGCCGTTCCGAGCCGACAGTGAGCTGCGGGTCAGGCAAACGGATCGGATCAGAGCCCATGCAGTAGTCTGTCACTCATATCAACCTGATGAACGTCGACCGTCGTAGGACGGCCACCGCAATCTATCAAATAGGCTTTCTGCGAAGtagtagcgtttttttttatttccaaaaaaagaaacatatgtTTCAGCGAATCAATCTGGTGGGGCATTTTGAAGATGCATTAGAAACCATACGCTTCTACCTAGTGAACCGGCGATGGGGAACTATTTCTCGGGAATTCACTGCAGGGCTGACAAATGAGCTTTAAAATAAGAAACCCTTGAATGTTTGCCAAAGGGTTAATACAATGCCTTCGAGCATTAGAGATTCGACGGGTTACTATGTGAGCGAACCTCTTTTTCAGTTTGTTTCGGTGATGCTGCTCGAAGCATTCGGATCGTGCCCACCATGACCTTAACATTCGATCCTTCGACAAAATTTCCCACGGCTTCGGTTAGTTTAAATTTTACAATGAATACCAAACATGGTGGTGAGATGCACGTAAATTAAGATAAAATCCCCTTTACTTTTTACAAAATGCAAAGTATCTGTTTGTAGGAAAGTATTCTATTTATTGAAAGCCATAAGCTAAAAAATACCAATCTAATGTATACTAAAGCTTTAGAAACCATATAATGTATTATAATGCATATCATATTATGAGCTATTTACTCTTGTACGTGTGAATTACATTACAACAACGTGATATCAAATGCATCAATTTGATATTTACCTACTCTTACccttttgaatattttatgtgGTTGGCGTGAATTTGCTTTTTCTTATATTTCATGCTCAGTAAAGTTTatccatttagcttcaagcATTGTCCAAAACTACATCTTCATTAAGCACTGAAGCATCTGAATATTTTACTGAGATTACggcatgtttgtttttttttttcaatttctaaCTCTCAGCAAGGTCCATCCAACCCCTATCCAAAGCTATATCTTCATTAAGCGCATGTTACTGACCTTCACGCATTGCTCTTTGTAAATTTCCAGGAAAAGCTGAATAGTGCCACTCCCTTCGGCGCACGGGAAGGTGCAGTGATGAAAAGACtgtcgttttcattttcattccattgaCATACATATTCCTTATATGTAAGTACCTACGAGCCGATTCATATACGAAATGTGTCTGTTGCCCCGATGCTGTTCCTGTTGCACCgttctcttctctttctcctgCTGCTCAGCAAAGCGACGGCATCATTCCCAACAAAAAACTCGTTCGTCAGCTGCCTGTATCCCATGGTCTCGATCGAACGATTTTGGATCAAGAGTATCGTGTTTCGATTATATAACAACCATTTCGTCTACTTTCaaggttgctttttttgctcgccccGTTTCCACAAGATCCAGAAGAGTTCGCCAGCCATTACTACCGCGAGGTGATTGCGATCTTTTCCCCCCAGGGGAAGGCATGCACTTGAGAAAGAGAGTAAATGAGAGTGCTGTTTTCACTGGCGCACAGGCGGAATTTGTGGCCACTGTAGCCCATGTTCCAGATCGTACCACGATCGTACCAGTCTCCTCAAAGCAGAGACGCGAATGTGACctggagcatattttttttttggctcacaTTCGTCCCCTCCCTGTTTTGGAGCGACCCAGTCTGCTGTGAGGGCAAACCAGCATACTTCATGGCGATTCCGTGTGACGGCCTGGCAAAGCGGTTCATAATGATCCTACGCTGCAGGCCCTTTCGGCGTCGAGGGAGCCGACCCCCACGATTGTGTGTAGCCGGTGCTGAGACGTTATACTTTTACCGAAAATTTTAACCTCCTACGGCTTGCGGCCCGCGGGCAAAACGGGGCCATTTAAGAGCGACATATTTTTGGCAATGGGCTGAGCCATGGAAAACCTGTTTGCAAACGTTTGGAGGTTatggggggttgtttttttttttttttgcatcacaaCTTTGCTCGGGAGGTCGGGAGACTGGAGTGTACTTGACAAGTTCACCACTTGACATGTAAGCTTTCTTTGGCGCTGTTATTATTTGCGCATTCGTACTGAAATCCTTTTAGGTACGCCGTTAAATTCTGCGATTTAATTTTCTTGTACAAGACCTCACATGATTCCGATTTTGTGCTCCAGCCATTTACATGCATTTCGTCATTATTTGGAAATGGTGCTGCTACCGTTTTTCCCAGGCATACCTTATGCAGTGGAAACTTTGACTCGaaactcatttttttctcctacttGCTAAAGCATTCTCTGTGTAGTCCGATATGGCTACTCCGTCACACTTGATCGTTACAACAAAAATGAGCCACTAGAAAATAATATGTTCTATGATAAGTTTATTGAAAGGTACTGACGCTGTATGAAACTGGCAACTGGATGTGCTTAGTAATGATAGGCGAGGCTAGGAGCAGAGTAGCTTACGGTGGCCACTGGAACGGCATATTTCGCAACAGGCACAGCAACCTTCACAGCAGGGGCTACATAGTGCGCTACTGGAACAGCAAGCTTAGTTACGGGAACCACCGTCTTGACCAGCTTGTGTCCAGCCAACGGTTCCCGGCGAACGACGGCGTTGAATCCGTTGTGCTCATCTGCGGTGTAGTCGACCACACGGCGGAATCCATCGGCATCGACCAGAGAATACTGGCCTTTCACGTCATCGCCATGGCGTTCCTCCTGTTGGCTCTTGACATCGCCGGTGTGGTCATCGTGCACGGAGTACGAGAACTGGTACTCGGCCGGTGCTTCTAGCTCCACTTTCTTTACCAATGTTGGCAGCAGAACGGCGTTGGCAAAACCGACGATGGTCAAAGCAACGATGAGCTATTATAGGATGAAATTCCATTAAATTTCAACAGTCAATCGATAGAAGAATGATAATTGCCAGGGATGGTTACTTACTTTGAAAGCCATTTTAACAGatgctttgctgctgcttgctgtGTCCTGGTACGTAGTTTGTGGTAACTGATGTAATTCTGACGGTATCCGCTGCTTTTTATAGTAGGATTTCTATCACACTTTTCTAATGCATCTATCGCCAAAGTAAGCATGCCGTATAACGTCAAGTTCAACTACTTTTGTGGTAAAACCTGCACCTGGTGTAAGTCGAGGCGAAGGTGGCACACGTCAAGCATCGCCAGTACCGAAAACCGGTGCCAGAAGAAGCGGTTAATATCCAGTCCTAGGTATTTGCTGTAATCGTAGCGTCGAATCGAACAAATTTCATCCCAAGGCTTGATGTAACGTGAACCAGTTCAGCCCATGCTGCACCACCTCCAAGTCGCAGCGGCCGAATTACGATGCATTTGACCCACGAAATAATCCTACCCTTAACAGAGAAGAATCTAAAAACTAACTGACAACCAATCAACCTTGCGCTAACGGCCACACATGCCTCGCAATACGCAACTTGCACCTACGCAAGGCGCGTTAAAACCACGCGTTCCGAAAACTCGTTTACCAACGGTTCTCCTGTGCCGCGTTTACTTactagaagcaaaaaaaaaagggaaaccagGGCAGAAGTGTGAGCGTGCGTATTTTGCCCCTCCATATTTCTCCCGCGCACGAAACACTGTCACCGGTGCTATTACTTATTAATTTGTCACTTCACGGTACATGTCTTATTTGTGCCGCGCAAATAATCCCATAATCACACCGCCCGGTGTCGTACATTTCACACTCGAAAGTTTGCGTTTGCAAGGATTACGCAAGGAGCAATTAAACTGACGCTGGTATCATCAGCTCGGTTATTAGGGGGCCCAACTTGGCCGTTGGAATGCATAGCAATTTCATTAGTTAATGCGTAGTGTATGATGTCCGCGGTATACTGCAATTCTTTGCAGAACTGACCTGTAGTTAACGCCCAAATTATCAATCCACAAATGGTAGCGTAAAAGtgcaaaatttttcaaatttatcgaCCAAACGAAGAGTATTGTACTTAAACGACTTCAGGTATAAGTAATTTCCAACATTAGTATGCAAAATGTATCAATTATCTTTTTGAATCTATAATGGTTGTATAAGAAAAATGCCATAAATGTTTTGACTGATGTTCTTTTGTCTTATTTCTCGTACAAGAGATGATTGCAAATGAAGTATAAAATTAACATTAAATTATACttatttcttttcgattttttatgttgctcaTCTCTATCTAATTCAACCATTTGGATTTAAAACTGCATAGTTTGGCAAAAAGTGAAATACAATTCACCATCGCCAAGAACATCTCATTTGCTTTTATATGgctgtttgtttattcaaatttttatttcacaaaatttTGCGGTAAGCATGCCATTATTTAATTGTGATTGTTGTAAAGTATCGTAATATGTTCAATATTGAGGGCACATGTTCAAAAAAATCGCTGGCTCAATTCCGATGACATATTTCGCCTCACAAATCTTTCATAATCAATATTGTTCTAGAAGGAGCGGTATTCAAAAATTAGTAGCAGCACATTTAAAAAATTCTGATGGAAATTAATACAGTGCAGGCATATAAATCTGGACAAATGGCCCAAGCAAATGATTAGTAGCCTTTTACACCCGTTACCCCAGAAGACGTCGTAGCTCGAAGAGTTACTctcattcatcatcatcactcaACATgcgtttttcgcttcatttacTTATATTGCCGCTGTTACACATATCCAGCTTAACATTCTTTTCGTAAAGAGCTGTTTAATATTTATGTAAGCCTGGATATGTTTATGGGAGAGGAGATATATTAtggtttttgttcaaaattagAGACATGACTTAACTAAATTTAtgtaacaaataaaacaaccgcTCGACGCCCATGTGAGATACGCGTATCCTTTTGAATTCTTGGCTCCCTGCGTATGGAAACGGTCTCGCATGCAATGTTGTATccatttgaaaattcaatatCGAGTTGTTCAATCAGCCACAGTTACAcaatacaattttttttctatgatgTTACTCTgggatttgaaaaaaaaatccaagatAAAAGCGTTGATTCAGATTGATTATTCTTAAATAAGAAGTTACTGGAAGATAAATCTCTTCTAAACATAAATGtggtttaaatttatgaaCCATCGTAGAATCAATATAATATGTAACGAATAAATGAGAATCCAATCgaacaaattgtttttaatcaattatttatttcagcTAAGTAGGAAACATTAACAACGGTATCAGGACTCTTGAATCCTATTCTTAGTAGTGGTAAGCTGGGTAAGCAACCTTGGCTACCGGCACGGCGACCTTCGCAATCGGAGCGGCGTACACTTTAGCAACTGGAGCAATAACCTTGGCGATAGGGATGGCCGTCTTGACAGGCTCGCGGCGAACGACGGCGTTGAATCCGTTGTGCTCATCTGCGGTGTAGTCGACCACACGGCGATATCCGTCCGCATCGATCAGCGTGTACTGTCCGACCAGATTGTCGCCATGGCGTTCCTCGTGTTGACTCTTGATATCACCGGTGTGGTCATCGTGCACGTCGTAGGCGAACTGATATTCGGCGGGAGCATCCGGATATTCGATGTGCTTGACGGCCACCGGGAGGACGGCAGCGCTAGCAACGGCCACCAGAGCGAACAGGGCGAAGTACTGCAAACGAAAGTGTATTAGTTTTGATAGTACTAGAATGTAATAATAACGATGATCCCTTCAACGACTAGCTTACTTTGAAAGCCATTTTAAAGGATTTGAGAAATTGGCGTAAAGTTGAAGTGAAGCTGAACGGTTGGATTGCTGATGGACAACTGACACTCTTAATTGGAACGCACTCGAATATTTATACTTCATTTTGCTTCCCAATCCTGAGCAATCTGGTGGCCAATACATAGACTACCGATTGCAAAGTGCTCGCCCACAAACTATGTATTAATCGACCATTAATCTATTAGTACCTGTGGTCCCCACTCTACTGATTGTGTTGCATATTATTGTACATTGATATTTTGCCCTATGATAAATTATGACTCAAAAACTACAACACCTACAAACTCTACCGTGGTatctttttcgtctttttaaattttaccataCCAATCACAGTCCATCTGGGCGGAAAAGTACTAACATGTTCGCAATCACGTTTTCGTCTGGAAAGCCACGTGCTATTGAAAGGTGTGTGTTCACAGCTGTCTAGTCTGTCTCGAGACGGCTTTTGCCGTGTCCGTTTTGATACTATGTACGCTGTCAGAAATCGTTGGGTGGTGGACCATGAGTTGCAACTGACCGAATTTAGTGCTCAAAATTCGCAAT encodes:
- the LOC128723186 gene encoding pupal cuticle protein Edg-84A-like isoform X1, translating into MAFKSIALFALIAVASAQHYHQYQQPQYHHQPEYQHYQPQQVVYKQPALVKTVQPALVKTVQPALVKTVKHVEYPDAPAEYQFAYDVHDDHTGDVKSQQEERHGDVVKGQYTLIDADGYRRIVDYTADDHNGFNAVVRREPVEGHKVVKTLAPVAKLVAPVAKVYAAPTVTKVFAPQPVHYQQPVHYQQPAQQYYQAPAKVYAAPVAKVALPAVAKVALPVAKVPVAYAPHHDAVNHVQFHGPSSNYHY
- the LOC128723186 gene encoding pupal cuticle protein Edg-84A-like isoform X2, giving the protein MAFKSIALFALIAVASAQHYHQYQQPQYHHQPEYQHYQPQQPALVKTVQPALVKTVKHVEYPDAPAEYQFAYDVHDDHTGDVKSQQEERHGDVVKGQYTLIDADGYRRIVDYTADDHNGFNAVVRREPVEGHKVVKTLAPVAKLVAPVAKVYAAPTVTKVFAPQPVHYQQPVHYQQPAQQYYQAPAKVYAAPVAKVALPAVAKVALPVAKVPVAYAPHHDAVNHVQFHGPSSNYHY
- the LOC128723190 gene encoding larval cuticle protein A2B-like, which translates into the protein MAFKFLAVVALLAVASAQHYDPHHYQPQYHQYHHEPAVVKTIQPALIKTVQPALVKTVKHVEYPEAPAEYQFQYSVHDEHTGDIKSQQEERHGDDVKGQYTLIDADGHRRVVDYTADEHNGFNAVVRREPLEGHKIVKTIAPVAKVIAPLPVAKVYTAPIAKVIAPQVHYSHQPHYDQHY
- the LOC128723198 gene encoding cuticle protein-like, whose amino-acid sequence is MAFKLIVALTIVGFANAVLLPTLVKKVELEAPAEYQFSYSVHDDHTGDVKSQQEERHGDDVKGQYSLVDADGFRRVVDYTADEHNGFNAVVRREPLAGHKLVKTVVPVTKLAVPVAHYVAPAVKVAVPVAKYAVPVATVSYSAPSLAYHY